The proteins below are encoded in one region of Gambusia affinis linkage group LG07, SWU_Gaff_1.0, whole genome shotgun sequence:
- the slc2a11a gene encoding solute carrier family 2, facilitated glucose transporter member 11 has translation MTTSGMQKGSPLTLVLMVASAAIGGTLQYGYNLAIMNAPTTFIQTFINETFLQRWDSQLEDYQVTLVWTIIVSIFSLGGFAGALIAGPMTIRFGRKKCLLLNNVFLMSGALLALTSRAAGSFEMIMLSRVLIGINAGISMNVQPMYFGESAPKHLRGAISLSSAVFTAFGVVLGQIVGLREILGCESCWQYLLASNAVPGFIQLLTLPWFPESPRYLLIDRGDKEACINALRRLRGCEVESTELDEILQEQAETKGMRPRRPWELFTDRSVRWQLISVIVISSAMQLCGNDSIYFYASYVFKEAGISEEQIQYVTIGTGTCEFTACILCNLLVERKGRRFMLMGGFLLMTIWAIVFTIALSFELYVSWMSYLSMACIFTYILSFGMGPAGVTGILPTEIFNQAARPAAYMIAGSMMWLNLFIVGMIFPFLVSGLSEYCFVPFGAICLSSALYIGLFLPETKGKSLSVITSEFHRMNFKGQNDRSLELQTQYKLGEVCLSTAL, from the exons atgacaacttcAGGGATGCAAAAG GGTAGTCCTCTGACGCTGGTGCTCATGGTTGCCTCTGCAGCCATCGGAGGAACTCTGCAGTATGGCTACAACCTGGCCATAATGAATGCTCCAACAACT TTCATCCAAACCTTCATCAATGAGACTTTCCTGCAACGCTGGGACAGCCAGCTGGAGGACTACCAGGTGACTCTGGTGTGGACAATCATTGTCTCCATCTTCTCTTTGGGGGGATTTGCCGGAGCGCTCATAGCAGGACCAATGACCATCCGCTTTGGGAG GAAAAAATGTCTGCTGCTGAACAATGTTTTCCTCATGAGCGGAGCTCTCTTGGCCCTCACAAGCCGAGCTGCCGGGTCGTTCGAGATGATCATGCTCTCACGTGTCCTGATTGGAATAAACGCTG GAATCAGCATGAATGTACAACCCATGTATTTTGGAGAAAGTGCACCAAAGCACTTGAGAGGAGCCATCTCTCTGTCATCGGCTGTTTTCACTGCTTTCGGTGTCGTCCTGGGGCAGATCGTTGGTCTCAG GGAGATTTTGGGGTGTGAGTCATGCTGGCAGTATCTGCTCGCCAGTAATGCTGTTCCTGGCTTCATCCAGCTTCTGACCCTGCCATGGTTTCCAGAGAGTCCCAGATACCTGCTTATCGACAGAGGGGACAAAGAGGCTTGTATTAATG CTCTGCGTCGTCTTCGAGGCTGTGAGGTTGAGAGTACTGAGCTCGATGAGATCCTGCAGGAACAGGCAGAAACTAAAGGCATGAGACCAAGACGGCCATGGGAGCTTTTCACTGATCGCTCTGTGCGCTGGCAGCTCATCTCTGTTATCGTCATCAGCAGTGCCATGCAGCTCTGTGGAAACGATTCA ATTTACTTCTATGCATCTTACGTGTTTAAGGAGGCCGGCATATCTGAAGAGCAAATTCAGTATGTCACAATCGGCACTGGGACTTGTGAGTTCACAGCGTGTATTCTGTGT AATCTGCTGGTTGAGCGTAAAGGTCGGAGGTTCATGTTGATGGGAGGATTCCTCCTCATGACCATCTGGGCCATCGTCTTCACCATCGCTCTGTCATTTGAG CTGTATGTGTCTTGGATGTCTTACTTGAGCATGGCCTGCATCTTCACCTATATTCTCAGCTTTGGGATGGGACCAG CTGGAGTAACCGGCATTCTTCCCACTGAGATCTTCAACCAGGCGGCGCGGCCAGCTGCATACATGATTGCTGGCTCCATGATGTGGCTCAACCTATTCATCGTTGGGATGATCTTCCCATTTCTGGTG AGTGGACTGAGTGAATACTGCTTTGTACCTTTCGGAGCCATCTGCCTGTCGTCCGCTCTGTACATCGGCCTGTTTTTACCAGAGACGAAGGGAAAATCTCTCTCAGTCATCACAAGTGAATTCCACAGGATGAACTTCAAAGGCCAAAATGACAGAAGTTTGGAATTACAGACTCAGTATAAGCTGGGCGAAGTGTGTCTTTCCACAGCCTTATAG
- the tgfa gene encoding LOW QUALITY PROTEIN: protransforming growth factor alpha (The sequence of the model RefSeq protein was modified relative to this genomic sequence to represent the inferred CDS: inserted 1 base in 1 codon) produces the protein MTRILWDAIFLISGSFFTFGAGPSRSAVIEANVSIDTIATSVPDASSNSSLTTSGKGTSTVNFLTSRSSLFTEQTNSTVTDAAVSLNTSAAASRTPTSSSSTTISSTNSTTRRPAATTSKRPVKKFVAAAVRSHFDDCPDSHQHFCFHGTCRFLILEETPACVCHPGFVGMRCEHADLLAVVATNHRKQAVATVLVLCVIGCVLXHGVVFVLTLVEGGLSEAESSASLCGRKARSDMLSTRECGLTRRCVAPLTLEILRKRSRTSEKTMDACALLSLSVATHSELRQSVWTSYHVSG, from the exons ATGACTCGGATTTTGTGGGATGCTATTTTTCTCATAAGCG GTTCCTTCTTTACTTTTGGAGCAGGTCCAAGCAGATCGGCTGTGATTGAAGCGAATGTTTCCATCGACACAATCGCCACCTCTGTGCCAGATGCATCCAGTAACAGCTCTTTGACCACCAGTGGCAAAGGAACAAGCACAGTTAACTTTCTTACAAGTAGAA GTTCTCTTTTTACAGAGCAAACAAATTCAACAGTCACAGATGCTGCAGTTAGTCTTAAtacctctgctgctgcttctcgcACCCCAACAAGCAGCTCCTCGACAACAATCAGCAGCACAAACTCGACAACCAGAAGACCTGCTGCAACAACCAGCAAACGTCCAGTTAAAa AGTTTGTGGCTGCGGCTGTTCGGTCTCATTTCGATGACTGTCCTGACTCTCATCAGCATTTCTGCTTTCATGGCACCTGCCGCTTCCTGATCCTGGAGGAGACGCCTGCATGTGT GTGTCATCCAGGCTTTGTCGGGATGAGGTGTGAGCACGCAGACCTGCTAGCTGTAGTAGCAACCAACCACAGAAAGCAGGCTGTGGCCACAGTGCTCGTGCTGTGCGTGATTGGATGTGTCC ATCATGGTGTTGTGTTCGTTCTTACA CTGGTGGAGGGAGGACTGTCGGAGGCGGAGTCGAGCGCATCTCTATGTGGCAGAAAAGCACGGAGCGACATGCTATCCACCAGAGAGTG TGGTTTGACGAGACGCTGTGTGGCGCCTCTGACCCTGGAGATTCTTCGAAAGCGATCAAGAACATCAGAG AAAACGATGGATGCGTGCGCCTTGCTCTCACTTTCAGTGGCTACACACTCAGAACTGCGTCAGTCTGTTTGGACCTCATATCACGTTTCTGGATGA
- the hdhd3 gene encoding haloacid dehalogenase-like hydrolase domain-containing protein 3: MPRVPLRWVLWDIKDTLLKVRGSVGDHYSKEAGRWGLSLHPAEINAAFRETFRRYSIRYPNYGVSQGQTGQTWWIGVMRDTLAECKVNDPALLNTMATNLYQDFCNAEKWEVFPDSKTALERCSSLGLKLGVVSNFDNRLETILRSCGLLSHFSFVVTSEAAGVAKPSPAIFHQALQKCGTSGDRVAHVGDHYVYDYLASRSVGIHGFLLDRDDSHKEGDVPQEHRVVTLDELPSRLQELMID; encoded by the exons ATGCCAAGAGTTCCTCTGCGCTGGGTGTTGTGGGATATTAAAGACACGCTGCTGAAGGTCCGGGGGTCTGTGGGAGACCATTACTCCAAAGAGGCTGGAAGATGGGGCCTTAGCCTCCATCCTGCAGAGATCAACGCTGCTTTCCGGGAGACATTTCGGCGTTATTCGATCAGATACCCAAACTATGGCGTCTCTCAAGGTCAGACCGGACAGACTTGGTGGATAGGAGTCATGCGAGACACTCTGGCTGAGTGTAAAGTCAACGATCCAGCGTTGCTGAACACAATGGCTACCAATCTTTACCAAGATTTCTGCAACGCAGAAAAATGGGAG GTATTTCCAGACTCCAAGACGGCCCTTGAACGATGCTCCTCTCTTGGACTGAAGCTGGGCGTTGTGTCTAATTTTGACAATCGCCTCGAAACAATTTTACGCAGCTGCGGTCTGCTGTCGCACTTTAGCTTTGTGGTAACATCGGAGGCGGCCGGCGTGGCGAAGCCCAGCCCGGCCATCTTTCATCAGGCCCTCCAGAAATGTGGCACATCCGGTGACAGAGTGGCTCACGTTGGGGACCACTATGTGTACGATTACCTTGCTTCTCGCTCTGTGGGAATCCACGGCTTCCTTTTAGACAGAGACGACTCGCACAAAGAAGGCGATGTTCCTCAGGAACACCGGGTTGTGACACTGGATGAGCTGCCGTCACGCCTTCAGGAACTTATGATCGATTGA
- the trub2 gene encoding mitochondrial mRNA pseudouridine synthase TRUB2: MRSPAMRMFHRLEGLFCVYKPAGVHWKLLRDTIETNLLKGVNDTPAPPLTHEVRFLPNPNNQLKASGGLMLRPVSVPVLSKHPLVTGPEFQHLKVGVGHRLDTSSSGVLVLAVGNGNKILTDLYGIRTTRDYTLEGEFGMATHDFTHTGRVVERSTYGHITQEKMERVLAMMEGANQKALRMYSSVDMNSQEAYELAVKGLLGPDGKSAPILTGLRCIRFQPPHFTLEVQCLNETQKYLRKVVHEIGLELRSTAVCKGVRRTRDGFFTLQDALTRNHWSAADILQAVQKYSSKKNKKSSRTLTEKEMLQTSEETLTVSHENKADEEETTTEVQCN, translated from the exons ATGCGGAGTCCAGCTATGCGAATGTTCCACAGGCTGGAGGGTCTGTTCTGCGTCTACAAACCCGCTGGAGTACACTGGAAGCTGCTAAGGGACACCATCGAGACTAATCTTCTGAAAG GTGTGAACGATACACCTGCTCCGCCTCTTACTCATGAAGTTCGCTTCTTACCAAACCCAAATAACCAACTTAAAGCTTCTGGAGGACTCATGCTGAGGCCAGTCTCTGTTCCCGTCCTGTCCAAGCACCCTCTGG TGACTGGACCTGAATTCCAGCATCTCAAAGTTGGAGTGGGTCACCGCCTGGATACTTCATCTTCTGGTGTTCTTG TTCTGGCCGTGGGGAACGGGAACAAGATCCTAACCGATCTCTACGGGATACGAACCACAAGG GATTACACACTGGAAGGTGAATTTGGGATGGCAACACATGATTTTACTCACACGGGTCGAGTTGTGGAAAGATCCACATATg GTCACATCACTCAGGAGAAGATGGAGAGAGTGCTAGCCATGATGGAGGGAGCCAATCAAAAAGCCCTGAGAAT GTATTCCAGTGTAGACATGAACTCACAGGAAGCCTATGAGCTGGCTGTAAAAGGCTTATTGGGTCCAGACGGGAAATCGGCTCCTATTTTGACAGGCTTACGATGCATTCGCTTCCAGCCGCCACACTTCACCTTAG AGGTGCAGTGCCTAAATGAGACTCAGAAATATTTGCGCAAAGTTGTGCACGAGATTGGACTGGAGCTGCGCAGCACGGCGGTGTGTAAGGGAGTGAGGCGGACCAGAGACGGCTTCTTCACCCTGCAGGACGCTCTCACGCGTAACCACTGGTCGGCTGCTGACATCCTACAGGCTGTTCAGAAATACAGCtcaaaaaagaacaagaagagCTCCAGGACTCTAACTGAGAAAGAAATGTTACAGACATCTGAGGAAACACTTACAGTCTCTCATGAAAACAAAGCTGATGAGGAAGAAACAACAACTGAGGTGCAATGTAATTGA